Proteins encoded by one window of Heliangelus exortis chromosome 5, bHelExo1.hap1, whole genome shotgun sequence:
- the BMF gene encoding bcl-2-modifying factor isoform X5 produces the protein MDRPSYLEEDYSSLDGLDDDVFHSDDFGLAGQPGEMTATGIFTQNQSYSCLLGRFQLFPLTHCCGPGIRHPEQQDKATQTLSPSSSSQDVMLPCGVTEEPRRLFYGNAGYRLHVPPGGFALDPHLREEPQEGQQETRAEVQIARKLQCIADQFHRLHMQRLPSPVAQKPF, from the exons ATGGATCGCCCCAGCTACCTGGAAGAGGACTATTCTAGCCTGGATGGGCTGGACGATGACGTGTTTCACTCTGATGACTTTGGACTTGCAGGTCAGCCTGGTGAGATGACTGCAACTGGCATTTTCACACAGAACCAGTCCTACAGCTGCCTTCTGGGGAGGTTTCAACTATTCCCCCTCACACACTGCTGTGGTCCCGGTATCAGGCATcctgagcagcaggacaaggcAACTCAAACACTCAGCCCGTCCTCTTCCAGTCAGGATGTTATGTTGCCTTGTGGAGTCACTGAAGAGCCCCGGAGACTCTTCTATG GGAATGCTGGTTACCGTTTACACGTCCCTCCAGGTGGCTTTGCATTGGATCCGCACCTCCGAGAGGAGCCTCAGGAAGGTCAGCAGGAGACCCGTGCTGAGGTGCAGATTGCACGGAAGTTGCAGTGCATTGCCGACCAGTTCCACCGGCTCCACATGCAGAGG CTGCCCTCTCCAGTGGCACAGAAACCTTTCTGA
- the BMF gene encoding bcl-2-modifying factor isoform X8 has product MDRPSYLEEDYSSLDGLDDDVFHSDDFGLAGQPGEMTATGIFTQNQSYSCLLGRFQLFPLTHCCGPGIRHPEQQDKATQTLSPSSSSQDVMLPCGVTEEPRRLFYGNAGYRLHVPPGGFALDPHLREEPQEGQQETRAEVQIARKLQCIADQFHRLHMQREEC; this is encoded by the exons ATGGATCGCCCCAGCTACCTGGAAGAGGACTATTCTAGCCTGGATGGGCTGGACGATGACGTGTTTCACTCTGATGACTTTGGACTTGCAGGTCAGCCTGGTGAGATGACTGCAACTGGCATTTTCACACAGAACCAGTCCTACAGCTGCCTTCTGGGGAGGTTTCAACTATTCCCCCTCACACACTGCTGTGGTCCCGGTATCAGGCATcctgagcagcaggacaaggcAACTCAAACACTCAGCCCGTCCTCTTCCAGTCAGGATGTTATGTTGCCTTGTGGAGTCACTGAAGAGCCCCGGAGACTCTTCTATG GGAATGCTGGTTACCGTTTACACGTCCCTCCAGGTGGCTTTGCATTGGATCCGCACCTCCGAGAGGAGCCTCAGGAAGGTCAGCAGGAGACCCGTGCTGAGGTGCAGATTGCACGGAAGTTGCAGTGCATTGCCGACCAGTTCCACCGGCTCCACATGCAGAGG GAAGAATGTTGA
- the BMF gene encoding bcl-2-modifying factor isoform X9, with product MDRPSYLEEDYSSLDGLDDDVFHSDDFGLAGNAGYRLHVPPGGFALDPHLREEPQEGQQETRAEVQIARKLQCIADQFHRLHMQRDSQLERFVFDFHWPAFLSPAGDTFCNLCCLGDYDFLVFLS from the exons ATGGATCGCCCCAGCTACCTGGAAGAGGACTATTCTAGCCTGGATGGGCTGGACGATGACGTGTTTCACTCTGATGACTTTGGACTTGCAG GGAATGCTGGTTACCGTTTACACGTCCCTCCAGGTGGCTTTGCATTGGATCCGCACCTCCGAGAGGAGCCTCAGGAAGGTCAGCAGGAGACCCGTGCTGAGGTGCAGATTGCACGGAAGTTGCAGTGCATTGCCGACCAGTTCCACCGGCTCCACATGCAGAGG GATTCACAGCTGGAAAGATTTGTATTTGACTTCCATTGGCCTGCATTTCTCTCTCCAGCGGGGGACACCTTCTGTAACCTCTGTTGCCTTGGGGACTATGACTTTCTAGTCTTTCTCAGCTAA
- the BMF gene encoding bcl-2-modifying factor isoform X6, producing MTATGIFTQNQSYSCLLGRFQLFPLTHCCGPGIRHPEQQDKATQTLSPSSSSQDVMLPCGVTEEPRRLFYGNAGYRLHVPPGGFALDPHLREEPQEGQQETRAEVQIARKLQCIADQFHRLHMQRDSQLERFVFDFHWPAFLSPAGDTFCNLCCLGDYDFLVFLS from the exons ATGACTGCAACTGGCATTTTCACACAGAACCAGTCCTACAGCTGCCTTCTGGGGAGGTTTCAACTATTCCCCCTCACACACTGCTGTGGTCCCGGTATCAGGCATcctgagcagcaggacaaggcAACTCAAACACTCAGCCCGTCCTCTTCCAGTCAGGATGTTATGTTGCCTTGTGGAGTCACTGAAGAGCCCCGGAGACTCTTCTATG GGAATGCTGGTTACCGTTTACACGTCCCTCCAGGTGGCTTTGCATTGGATCCGCACCTCCGAGAGGAGCCTCAGGAAGGTCAGCAGGAGACCCGTGCTGAGGTGCAGATTGCACGGAAGTTGCAGTGCATTGCCGACCAGTTCCACCGGCTCCACATGCAGAGG GATTCACAGCTGGAAAGATTTGTATTTGACTTCCATTGGCCTGCATTTCTCTCTCCAGCGGGGGACACCTTCTGTAACCTCTGTTGCCTTGGGGACTATGACTTTCTAGTCTTTCTCAGCTAA
- the BMF gene encoding bcl-2-modifying factor isoform X10 yields the protein MDRPSYLEEDYSSLDGLDDDVFHSDDFGLAGNAGYRLHVPPGGFALDPHLREEPQEGQQETRAEVQIARKLQCIADQFHRLHMQRHQQNRNQVWWQLFLFLHNLALNAEANRNHTGQR from the exons ATGGATCGCCCCAGCTACCTGGAAGAGGACTATTCTAGCCTGGATGGGCTGGACGATGACGTGTTTCACTCTGATGACTTTGGACTTGCAG GGAATGCTGGTTACCGTTTACACGTCCCTCCAGGTGGCTTTGCATTGGATCCGCACCTCCGAGAGGAGCCTCAGGAAGGTCAGCAGGAGACCCGTGCTGAGGTGCAGATTGCACGGAAGTTGCAGTGCATTGCCGACCAGTTCCACCGGCTCCACATGCAGAGG CatcagcagaacagaaatcaAGTGTGGTGgcagctttttctcttcctacACAACTTGGCCTTAAACGCAGAGGCGAACAGGAACCACACTGGGCAGAGGTGA
- the BMF gene encoding bcl-2-modifying factor isoform X4 has protein sequence MDRPSYLEEDYSSLDGLDDDVFHSDDFGLAGQPGEMTATGIFTQNQSYSCLLGRFQLFPLTHCCGPGIRHPEQQDKATQTLSPSSSSQDVMLPCGVTEEPRRLFYGNAGYRLHVPPGGFALDPHLREEPQEGQQETRAEVQIARKLQCIADQFHRLHMQRETALYGDFTF, from the exons ATGGATCGCCCCAGCTACCTGGAAGAGGACTATTCTAGCCTGGATGGGCTGGACGATGACGTGTTTCACTCTGATGACTTTGGACTTGCAGGTCAGCCTGGTGAGATGACTGCAACTGGCATTTTCACACAGAACCAGTCCTACAGCTGCCTTCTGGGGAGGTTTCAACTATTCCCCCTCACACACTGCTGTGGTCCCGGTATCAGGCATcctgagcagcaggacaaggcAACTCAAACACTCAGCCCGTCCTCTTCCAGTCAGGATGTTATGTTGCCTTGTGGAGTCACTGAAGAGCCCCGGAGACTCTTCTATG GGAATGCTGGTTACCGTTTACACGTCCCTCCAGGTGGCTTTGCATTGGATCCGCACCTCCGAGAGGAGCCTCAGGAAGGTCAGCAGGAGACCCGTGCTGAGGTGCAGATTGCACGGAAGTTGCAGTGCATTGCCGACCAGTTCCACCGGCTCCACATGCAGAGG GAAACTGCCCTTTATGGTGACTTTACATTTTAG
- the BMF gene encoding bcl-2-modifying factor isoform X3 codes for MDRPSYLEEDYSSLDGLDDDVFHSDDFGLAGQPGEMTATGIFTQNQSYSCLLGRFQLFPLTHCCGPGIRHPEQQDKATQTLSPSSSSQDVMLPCGVTEEPRRLFYGNAGYRLHVPPGGFALDPHLREEPQEGQQETRAEVQIARKLQCIADQFHRLHMQRILEGKRRFNHLGGVALD; via the exons ATGGATCGCCCCAGCTACCTGGAAGAGGACTATTCTAGCCTGGATGGGCTGGACGATGACGTGTTTCACTCTGATGACTTTGGACTTGCAGGTCAGCCTGGTGAGATGACTGCAACTGGCATTTTCACACAGAACCAGTCCTACAGCTGCCTTCTGGGGAGGTTTCAACTATTCCCCCTCACACACTGCTGTGGTCCCGGTATCAGGCATcctgagcagcaggacaaggcAACTCAAACACTCAGCCCGTCCTCTTCCAGTCAGGATGTTATGTTGCCTTGTGGAGTCACTGAAGAGCCCCGGAGACTCTTCTATG GGAATGCTGGTTACCGTTTACACGTCCCTCCAGGTGGCTTTGCATTGGATCCGCACCTCCGAGAGGAGCCTCAGGAAGGTCAGCAGGAGACCCGTGCTGAGGTGCAGATTGCACGGAAGTTGCAGTGCATTGCCGACCAGTTCCACCGGCTCCACATGCAGAGG ATTCTTGAAGGAAAGAGGAGGTTTAACCACCTCGGTGGAGTAGCCCTGGACTGA
- the BMF gene encoding bcl-2-modifying factor isoform X7 has translation MDRPSYLEEDYSSLDGLDDDVFHSDDFGLAGQPGEMTATGIFTQNQSYSCLLGRFQLFPLTHCCGPGIRHPEQQDKATQTLSPSSSSQDVMLPCGVTEEPRRLFYGNAGYRLHVPPGGFALDPHLREEPQEGQQETRAEVQIARKLQCIADQFHRLHMQRPDS, from the exons ATGGATCGCCCCAGCTACCTGGAAGAGGACTATTCTAGCCTGGATGGGCTGGACGATGACGTGTTTCACTCTGATGACTTTGGACTTGCAGGTCAGCCTGGTGAGATGACTGCAACTGGCATTTTCACACAGAACCAGTCCTACAGCTGCCTTCTGGGGAGGTTTCAACTATTCCCCCTCACACACTGCTGTGGTCCCGGTATCAGGCATcctgagcagcaggacaaggcAACTCAAACACTCAGCCCGTCCTCTTCCAGTCAGGATGTTATGTTGCCTTGTGGAGTCACTGAAGAGCCCCGGAGACTCTTCTATG GGAATGCTGGTTACCGTTTACACGTCCCTCCAGGTGGCTTTGCATTGGATCCGCACCTCCGAGAGGAGCCTCAGGAAGGTCAGCAGGAGACCCGTGCTGAGGTGCAGATTGCACGGAAGTTGCAGTGCATTGCCGACCAGTTCCACCGGCTCCACATGCAGAGG CCAGATTCTTGA
- the BMF gene encoding bcl-2-modifying factor isoform X1 — MDRPSYLEEDYSSLDGLDDDVFHSDDFGLAGQPGEMTATGIFTQNQSYSCLLGRFQLFPLTHCCGPGIRHPEQQDKATQTLSPSSSSQDVMLPCGVTEEPRRLFYGNAGYRLHVPPGGFALDPHLREEPQEGQQETRAEVQIARKLQCIADQFHRLHMQRDSQLERFVFDFHWPAFLSPAGDTFCNLCCLGDYDFLVFLS; from the exons ATGGATCGCCCCAGCTACCTGGAAGAGGACTATTCTAGCCTGGATGGGCTGGACGATGACGTGTTTCACTCTGATGACTTTGGACTTGCAGGTCAGCCTGGTGAGATGACTGCAACTGGCATTTTCACACAGAACCAGTCCTACAGCTGCCTTCTGGGGAGGTTTCAACTATTCCCCCTCACACACTGCTGTGGTCCCGGTATCAGGCATcctgagcagcaggacaaggcAACTCAAACACTCAGCCCGTCCTCTTCCAGTCAGGATGTTATGTTGCCTTGTGGAGTCACTGAAGAGCCCCGGAGACTCTTCTATG GGAATGCTGGTTACCGTTTACACGTCCCTCCAGGTGGCTTTGCATTGGATCCGCACCTCCGAGAGGAGCCTCAGGAAGGTCAGCAGGAGACCCGTGCTGAGGTGCAGATTGCACGGAAGTTGCAGTGCATTGCCGACCAGTTCCACCGGCTCCACATGCAGAGG GATTCACAGCTGGAAAGATTTGTATTTGACTTCCATTGGCCTGCATTTCTCTCTCCAGCGGGGGACACCTTCTGTAACCTCTGTTGCCTTGGGGACTATGACTTTCTAGTCTTTCTCAGCTAA
- the BMF gene encoding bcl-2-modifying factor isoform X2 produces the protein MDRPSYLEEDYSSLDGLDDDVFHSDDFGLAGQPGEMTATGIFTQNQSYSCLLGRFQLFPLTHCCGPGIRHPEQQDKATQTLSPSSSSQDVMLPCGVTEEPRRLFYGNAGYRLHVPPGGFALDPHLREEPQEGQQETRAEVQIARKLQCIADQFHRLHMQRHQQNRNQVWWQLFLFLHNLALNAEANRNHTGQR, from the exons ATGGATCGCCCCAGCTACCTGGAAGAGGACTATTCTAGCCTGGATGGGCTGGACGATGACGTGTTTCACTCTGATGACTTTGGACTTGCAGGTCAGCCTGGTGAGATGACTGCAACTGGCATTTTCACACAGAACCAGTCCTACAGCTGCCTTCTGGGGAGGTTTCAACTATTCCCCCTCACACACTGCTGTGGTCCCGGTATCAGGCATcctgagcagcaggacaaggcAACTCAAACACTCAGCCCGTCCTCTTCCAGTCAGGATGTTATGTTGCCTTGTGGAGTCACTGAAGAGCCCCGGAGACTCTTCTATG GGAATGCTGGTTACCGTTTACACGTCCCTCCAGGTGGCTTTGCATTGGATCCGCACCTCCGAGAGGAGCCTCAGGAAGGTCAGCAGGAGACCCGTGCTGAGGTGCAGATTGCACGGAAGTTGCAGTGCATTGCCGACCAGTTCCACCGGCTCCACATGCAGAGG CatcagcagaacagaaatcaAGTGTGGTGgcagctttttctcttcctacACAACTTGGCCTTAAACGCAGAGGCGAACAGGAACCACACTGGGCAGAGGTGA